A single region of the Cronobacter condimenti 1330 genome encodes:
- the copD gene encoding copper homeostasis membrane protein CopD — translation MLEWSYVALRFAHVTALMLGAGGALFSALLAPGALALALTQRLQSLWRVAAVVAAFSAVAIFAAQAGLMGDGAADSLRPDIWRAMLSTRFGAVWLWQILLALATLPWVLLAPARARGLLALLCAQLILLAGVGHGAMHEGLIGALQRLCYALHVVCAAWWFGGLVPLLMVMRLAQDASWCGQAITTMMRFSRTGHFAVAGVIATGLVNSGLILGAAWPLDSGYVRMLTFKIALVAVMVAMALVNRYVLVPKFSRQASAQRRFILMTKLEVALGALVLLSVSLFATWEPF, via the coding sequence GTGCTTGAGTGGAGTTATGTCGCGCTGCGTTTCGCGCATGTCACTGCGCTGATGCTTGGCGCAGGCGGGGCGCTTTTTTCAGCCTTGCTGGCGCCCGGTGCGCTGGCGCTGGCGTTAACACAGCGGCTGCAAAGCTTGTGGCGCGTGGCGGCAGTGGTCGCGGCGTTCAGCGCGGTGGCGATTTTCGCCGCACAAGCGGGATTGATGGGCGACGGTGCGGCAGATAGCCTGCGCCCTGACATCTGGCGGGCGATGTTATCGACGCGCTTTGGCGCCGTCTGGCTGTGGCAAATCCTGCTGGCACTCGCGACGCTGCCGTGGGTTTTGCTGGCACCGGCGCGCGCGCGAGGGCTGCTTGCGCTCCTGTGCGCGCAACTGATTTTACTCGCAGGCGTCGGGCATGGCGCGATGCATGAAGGGCTTATCGGCGCGTTACAGCGTCTGTGTTACGCGCTGCATGTAGTGTGCGCCGCCTGGTGGTTCGGCGGTCTTGTTCCGTTACTGATGGTGATGCGGCTGGCACAAGACGCCTCATGGTGCGGGCAGGCTATTACGACCATGATGCGTTTTTCACGTACCGGGCATTTTGCCGTAGCGGGCGTTATCGCGACGGGCCTCGTTAACAGCGGACTCATCCTCGGCGCAGCATGGCCCCTCGACAGCGGCTATGTACGGATGCTGACGTTTAAAATCGCCCTGGTGGCGGTGATGGTGGCGATGGCGCTGGTAAACCGCTATGTTCTGGTGCCGAAATTTTCACGTCAGGCTTCGGCGCAGCGCCGTTTTATCCTGATGACAAAACTGGAGGTGGCGCTCGGGGCGCTGGTGCTGTTAAGCGTCAGCCTGTTTGCCACCTGGGAACCTTTTTAA
- a CDS encoding YebY family protein: MKKSLLALLMLSCSGMALAAPQIITVSRYEMGKDKWAFNREEVMLACRPGDALFAINPSTLMQYPLNDIAEKQLAQGKVTAQPITVIQIDDPAHPGQKMSLAPFIERAQKLC, from the coding sequence ATGAAGAAATCGCTGCTTGCGCTGCTGATGCTCTCCTGTTCCGGCATGGCCCTTGCTGCGCCGCAGATTATCACGGTCAGCCGCTATGAAATGGGTAAAGACAAATGGGCGTTTAACCGGGAAGAGGTCATGCTCGCCTGCCGCCCGGGCGACGCGCTGTTTGCGATAAACCCAAGCACGCTGATGCAATATCCGCTGAACGATATTGCAGAAAAACAGCTGGCGCAGGGTAAAGTGACCGCGCAGCCGATTACTGTCATCCAGATTGACGATCCGGCGCATCCCGGCCAGAAGATGAGTCTCGCGCCGTTTATCGAGCGCGCACAAAAGCTCTGCTAA
- a CDS encoding YebV family protein, with protein MSKTSVKIGTFEIDDAELQGDAPGERMLSIPCKSDPDLCMQLDAWDAETSIPAVLNGEHSVLYREHYDQQADAWIMRLA; from the coding sequence ATGTCAAAAACCAGCGTAAAAATCGGTACTTTCGAGATAGATGATGCAGAACTGCAAGGCGACGCGCCTGGCGAGCGCATGCTGAGCATTCCCTGCAAATCTGATCCGGATCTCTGCATGCAGCTTGATGCCTGGGATGCCGAAACCAGTATCCCGGCCGTGCTTAACGGCGAACACTCTGTGCTATACCGCGAACATTACGACCAGCAAGCTGATGCCTGGATCATGCGTCTTGCCTGA
- a CDS encoding metallophosphoesterase: protein MYQRIDGAAWRHIYIVGDLHGCLSLLVDNLRRVRFDSRVDALISVGDLIDRGPDSLGCLRLIGKRWFFAVRGNHEAMALEALATGDSALWAINGGRWYSALSEKAKQEACTQLAKARDLPLVIEVQSRARRLIVAHADYPASRYQWQQPLDEHAAVWSRARINRLLAGEEGSIAGAEAFYFGHTPLGEPLTSGNLHYIDTGAVFGNPLTLVQVQ from the coding sequence ATGTATCAGCGAATCGACGGCGCGGCATGGCGGCATATCTATATCGTGGGCGATTTGCATGGTTGCCTCAGCCTGCTGGTGGACAATCTGCGGCGCGTGCGTTTCGACTCACGCGTGGACGCGCTGATTTCAGTCGGTGACCTTATCGACCGCGGCCCCGACAGCCTGGGCTGCCTGCGGCTTATCGGCAAGCGCTGGTTTTTCGCAGTGCGGGGTAATCACGAAGCGATGGCGCTTGAGGCCCTCGCGACTGGCGACAGCGCGTTGTGGGCTATAAACGGTGGACGCTGGTACTCCGCATTATCAGAGAAGGCAAAGCAGGAGGCGTGTACGCAACTTGCGAAAGCGCGTGACCTGCCGCTGGTGATTGAAGTGCAAAGCCGCGCTCGCCGGTTGATAGTAGCGCACGCGGACTACCCGGCGTCACGCTATCAGTGGCAACAGCCGCTTGATGAACATGCAGCGGTCTGGAGCCGGGCGAGAATAAACCGGCTACTGGCGGGGGAGGAGGGATCTATCGCGGGCGCGGAGGCGTTTTATTTCGGCCACACGCCGCTTGGGGAGCCGCTGACCAGCGGCAATCTGCATTACATCGATACCGGTGCGGTATTTGGTAATCCCCTCACGCTTGTGCAGGTGCAGTGA
- a CDS encoding KPN_01571 family protein, with amino-acid sequence MNPFIYVFGLLLTLDALREMAGAASVLGLW; translated from the coding sequence ATGAATCCTTTTATCTATGTATTTGGCCTTCTCCTGACGCTTGATGCGCTACGCGAGATGGCCGGCGCCGCTTCCGTTCTGGGGCTGTGGTAA
- a CDS encoding YdfD/YebW family protein has translation MFALVLFVCYLDGGCDDIVVDVYNTEQQCLKSMDEQRMRHGGCYPVEDFIDGFWRPAQEYSDF, from the coding sequence ATGTTCGCTCTGGTTTTATTTGTTTGTTATCTGGATGGCGGTTGCGATGACATCGTCGTGGATGTGTACAACACAGAACAGCAGTGCCTGAAATCAATGGATGAGCAGCGGATGCGGCACGGTGGCTGTTATCCGGTAGAAGATTTTATTGATGGCTTCTGGCGCCCGGCGCAGGAGTACAGCGATTTTTAA